A genomic region of Notamacropus eugenii isolate mMacEug1 chromosome 3, mMacEug1.pri_v2, whole genome shotgun sequence contains the following coding sequences:
- the LOC140497782 gene encoding probable G-protein coupled receptor 141, producing the protein MEMYNMTIQFNVSNGTMEIPVRCDDYCRKVLAPLYSIVLLGGTAGTIMMFRLLLQRNSQSIITVIVANIIVLHSILLISLPFRLSYYLLLDWKFGWFTCRVISMMIHVHMYLTFVFYVAIIVIRLLIYFKRFPFQELQKLHAIALSVAIWLVGILIFFLIFLFQYGTHMNFPQHQCFQFYEELNHPSVVVMNYCMIGILMVTVLVLSLIQLVVITQLTKTLWPGMFTHQEFRVHINSFFFLLVIVVCFLPHHAFRVFFIQNYFQNKKPDLILYGEICKALTTVCCLDMLCFIGGLVH; encoded by the coding sequence ATGGAGATGTACAATATGACCATCCAGTTCAATGTCTCCAATGGAACCATGGAAATCCCAGTCCGTTGTGATGACTATTGCAGAAAGGTTCTGGCCCCATTGTACAGCATCGTCTTGTTAGGAGGTACAGCTGGCACCATCATGATGTTCCGTCTCTTGTTGCAGAGGAATTCTCAGTCCATCATCACCGTCATCGTTGCCAACATCATTGTGCTACATTCCATCCTCCTGATCAGTCTTCCATTCCGTCTCAGTTACTACCTTCTGTTGGACTGGAAGTTTGGATGGTTCACCTGCCGGGTCATCAGCATGATGATACATGTCCATATGTACCTCACCTTTGTTTTCTATGTGGCCATCATTGTCATACGCTtgctaatttattttaaaaggttcCCATTTCAGGAATTACAGAAGTTGCATGCAATAGCCTTGAGTGTTGCCATCTGGCTAGTGGGAATACTCattttcttcctgatttttctgTTCCAGTATGGGACCCATATGAACTTCCCTCAGCATCAATGTTTTCAGTTCTACGAAGAGCTCAACCACCCATCGGTGGTTGTCATGAATTACTGCATGATTGGCATTCTCATGGTGACAGTCTTGGTCCTCTCCCTGATTCAGTTGGTTGTCATCACACAACTCACAAAAACTCTCTGGCCTGGCATGTTTACACACCAGGAGTTCCGAGTTCATATCAAtagtttctttttcctgttgGTGATTGTTGTTTGTTTCCTACCACATCATGCCTTTCGGGTTTTCttcattcaaaattattttcagaatAAAAAACCTGACTTAATTCTCTATGGTGAAATTTGCAAGGCTTTAACGACTGTCTGCTGCTTGGACATGTTGTGCTTCATAGGTGGACTGGTCCATTGA